A section of the Ictalurus punctatus breed USDA103 chromosome 8, Coco_2.0, whole genome shotgun sequence genome encodes:
- the ctso gene encoding cathepsin O, translated as MQYTEAFTVLFSYSLLMFNVTHGALTDFSDELRNTKGQILELLNQLFNRSYYSEADYLQAWINLQYSVKRQTFLNSRSRGLKHAAVYGVNRFSVLSAQQFKDLYLRAHPDKVPRYRSFQHGNLGASPYPRKFDWRDRGAVGPVHNQKSCGGCWAFSVVSAVVSVRVKDGGTFQELSVQQVIDCAYKSSGCDGGSTVSTLDWLKQSGEKLVNETEYPYREETGVCRIFSRSHGGVLVKDYVAFNFSGQEEEMRRRLVDWGPLVVIVDAVSWQDYQGGIIQHHCSSEHANHAVLITGYDTTGEVPFWIVRNSWGTSWGDEGYAYIKMGENMCGVADTVAAVFL; from the exons ATGCAGTATACTGAAGCGTTTACTGTTTTGTTCTCTTACAGTTTgctgatgtttaatgtcacaCACGGAGCTTTAACGGATTTCTCTGATGAGCTTCGCAACACTAAAGGACAAATATTAGAGCTGTTGAATCAGCTGTTTAATCGGAGTTATTACAGTGAAGCAGATTATTTACAGGCCTGGATCAATTTACAA TACTCTGTGAAGCGGCAGACTTTTCTCAACTCGCGCTCGAGGGGTTTGAAGCACGCGGCGGTATACGGAGTGAATCGGTTCTCCGTGCTCTCGGCTCAGCAGTTTAAAG atctTTATCTCCGAGCTCATCCAGACAAAGTGCCCAGGTACAGATCTTTCCAACATGGCAACCTCGGAGCGTCTCCTTATCCTCGGAAGTTCGACTGGAGGGATCGTGGAGCTGTCGGTCCTGTTCACAATCAGAAATCG TGCGGAGGATGCTGGGCGTTCAGCGTGGTCTCCGCGGTCGTGTCGGTGCGAGTGAAAGACGGAGGAACGTTCCAGGAGCTCAGCGTCCAGCAGGTTATAGACTGTGCGTATAAAAGTAGTGGATGTGACGGAGGATCGACCGTTAGCACGCTGGACTGGCTAAAACAG AGTGGGGAGAAGCTGGTGAACGAGACGGAGTATCCGTACCGAGAGGAGACCGGAGTGTGTCGGATTTTCTCCCGGAGTCACGGCGGCGTGTTGGTGAAGGACTACGTTGCCTTCAACTTCAG tggacaGGAGGAGGAGATGAGGAGGAGGTTAGTGGACTGGGGGCCGTTGGTGGTTATAGTAGACGCAGTGAGCTGGCAGGATTATCAGGGAGGAATCATTCAACACCACTGTTCCTCTGAACACGCTAATCATGCTGTGCTAATCACCGGCTACGATActacag gtgaGGTGCCATTTTGGATTGTGCGTAATTCGTGGGGGACGTCGTGGGGTGATGAGGGATACGCCTACATTAAAATGGGGGAGAACATGTGTG